One genomic region from Ornithinimicrobium flavum encodes:
- a CDS encoding exonuclease SbcCD subunit D, with the protein MKFLHTSDWHVGKTLKGRPRLDEHKAVLAEIVGHARAKDVDAVVISGDIYDTSAPTAEAQRLVIATLLALAKDDIEVIAIAGNHDSGSTFEAFRPLMGVAGINLYGQARAKDKGGVYSFTARSTGEPVNVAVIPFLSQRYAVRAAQLIAPGDNVPARNVGSYDQWVRNIVDHLQGGYDPDGVNLMTAHLTCTGGAFGGGERMAQSIFEYHVPAAIFPIDTHYVALGHLHRRQELPAGCPVHYSGSPLAVDFGEEENTPTVLLVEASPGAPAKVTDLPLRSARRLRTVEGTVEQLRAAAEEYGEDWLRVRVKQSTYAGLRDDIIEALPNALEIHIHSDFTNTGSGKVSSVQVAAKTPAELFAEYCAHVGSDDERVRAMFDTINDELTTGR; encoded by the coding sequence ATGAAGTTCCTCCACACCTCCGACTGGCACGTCGGCAAGACGCTCAAGGGACGTCCGCGTCTGGACGAGCACAAGGCGGTCCTCGCCGAGATCGTTGGCCACGCCCGAGCCAAGGACGTCGACGCCGTCGTCATCTCGGGCGACATCTACGACACCTCCGCCCCGACCGCCGAAGCGCAGCGCCTGGTCATCGCGACGCTGCTCGCGCTGGCCAAGGACGACATCGAGGTCATCGCGATCGCCGGCAACCACGACTCCGGGTCAACTTTCGAGGCGTTCCGTCCACTTATGGGCGTCGCCGGCATCAATCTGTACGGGCAGGCCCGCGCGAAGGACAAGGGCGGCGTCTACTCCTTCACGGCCCGCTCCACCGGCGAGCCGGTCAACGTCGCCGTCATCCCGTTCCTCTCCCAGCGGTACGCCGTCCGCGCCGCCCAGCTGATCGCACCGGGTGACAACGTCCCGGCCCGCAACGTCGGGTCCTACGACCAGTGGGTCCGGAACATCGTCGACCACCTCCAAGGCGGCTACGACCCCGACGGGGTGAACCTGATGACCGCGCACCTGACGTGCACCGGCGGGGCGTTCGGCGGCGGCGAGCGGATGGCGCAGTCGATCTTTGAGTACCACGTGCCCGCAGCGATCTTCCCGATCGACACCCACTACGTTGCCCTCGGTCACCTGCACCGCCGTCAAGAGCTTCCGGCCGGCTGCCCGGTCCACTACTCCGGCTCCCCGCTGGCCGTCGACTTCGGCGAGGAGGAGAACACCCCCACCGTTCTGCTCGTCGAGGCTTCCCCCGGCGCTCCGGCGAAGGTCACCGACCTGCCGCTGAGGTCCGCGCGCCGGCTCCGCACCGTGGAGGGCACCGTCGAGCAGCTGCGCGCCGCCGCCGAGGAGTACGGGGAGGACTGGCTGCGTGTGCGGGTCAAGCAGTCGACGTACGCCGGCCTGCGCGACGACATCATCGAAGCTCTCCCGAATGCGCTCGAGATCCACATCCACTCCGACTTCACCAACACCGGGTCGGGGAAGGTCTCCAGCGTCCAGGTCGCCGCGAAGACCCCGGCGGAGCTGTTCGCGGAGTACTGCGCGCATGTTGGCTCCGACGACGAAAGGGTCCGCGCCATGTTCGACACCATCAACGACGAGCTCACCACCGGCCGCTGA
- a CDS encoding ATP-binding protein, whose translation MGNHSSTTPVGTYSPSGGTAEKTQVPGPEQQDPLVTVGEGATPGAGEVVRGATGESSENVQALVGKVAGTQDSTPLKFHVAITEHAYLQLDDVVTCSREVPGVGKVVTSGVVTDVVARHEGATFGSDVFLIADGVMPGQVQEVAEVTATRVDPECYVPPRPGADAYRATGVERDQALYFDQMEAKVPVGLGRDGVPVYCNLEFLDGTRGAHVSISGISGVATKTSFALFLLHSVFTSGALGARSVNAKALIFSVKGEDLLFLDQTNNKLTDVHAAKYAKLGLAPVPFSSAGFYSPPMPDDQTGRPNVKGRTSGVNAFWWTLVEFCDRELLRYVFADSEDERSQYTMVIHQVAARLKSDAVPAGNDGAISIDGIQIRTWPDLIEFITERVTDEDYRARWAGPVTGIGTVNAFVRRLRSSQRHLTPIIRGDLPNSPTRQISTANQQVTVVDLHALHDRAQRFVVGVVLATETERKEAAGSGGLLFTMLDELNKYAPRDGSSPIKEVLLDIAERGRSLGIILIGAQQTASEVERRIVSNSSIKIVGRLDPAEAGRPEYGFLPASQRGRATLAKPGTMFISQPEIPVPLAVEFPFPAWATRLSEVTDPTFTTAAPDGAAAGSGVAASHPAAADPFALLPDLDGDDGAIADDQPPF comes from the coding sequence ATGGGCAACCACTCCTCGACCACCCCCGTCGGCACCTACAGCCCATCCGGCGGCACGGCGGAGAAGACCCAGGTGCCGGGTCCCGAGCAGCAGGACCCGCTCGTGACCGTCGGGGAAGGCGCCACGCCGGGCGCTGGTGAGGTAGTACGCGGTGCCACGGGCGAGTCCAGCGAGAACGTACAGGCACTCGTCGGAAAGGTCGCCGGCACGCAGGACTCGACGCCGCTGAAGTTTCACGTGGCGATTACAGAGCACGCCTACCTCCAGCTCGACGACGTCGTGACCTGCTCGCGCGAGGTCCCCGGCGTCGGCAAGGTCGTCACCTCCGGGGTCGTCACCGACGTCGTCGCTCGCCACGAGGGCGCCACGTTCGGCTCGGACGTTTTCCTCATCGCCGACGGCGTCATGCCCGGGCAGGTCCAGGAGGTTGCCGAGGTCACCGCCACCCGCGTCGACCCGGAGTGCTACGTCCCGCCGCGCCCCGGCGCGGACGCGTACCGTGCCACCGGAGTCGAGCGTGACCAGGCGCTGTACTTCGACCAGATGGAAGCCAAGGTGCCCGTCGGGCTGGGTCGCGACGGTGTCCCGGTCTACTGCAACCTGGAATTCCTCGACGGCACCCGTGGCGCTCACGTCTCCATCTCCGGCATCTCCGGCGTCGCGACCAAGACCAGCTTCGCGCTGTTCCTCCTCCACTCCGTCTTCACCTCCGGCGCCCTCGGCGCACGATCGGTGAACGCGAAAGCTCTGATCTTCTCTGTCAAGGGTGAAGACCTGCTGTTCCTCGACCAGACGAACAACAAGCTGACCGACGTCCACGCCGCCAAGTACGCCAAGCTCGGACTGGCTCCCGTCCCGTTCTCCTCCGCCGGGTTCTACTCCCCGCCGATGCCCGATGACCAGACCGGCCGTCCGAACGTGAAGGGCCGCACGTCAGGCGTCAACGCGTTTTGGTGGACCCTCGTGGAGTTCTGCGACCGGGAGCTGCTCCGTTACGTCTTCGCCGACAGCGAGGACGAGCGCAGCCAGTACACGATGGTCATCCACCAGGTCGCCGCGCGGCTCAAGTCCGACGCCGTGCCGGCAGGGAACGACGGCGCCATCTCCATCGACGGCATTCAGATCCGCACGTGGCCCGACCTGATCGAGTTCATCACCGAGCGCGTCACCGACGAGGATTACCGGGCCCGGTGGGCGGGTCCCGTGACCGGCATCGGGACCGTGAACGCGTTCGTACGCCGGTTGCGGTCCTCCCAGCGGCACCTGACCCCGATCATCCGCGGTGACCTGCCCAACAGCCCCACCCGGCAGATCTCGACGGCCAATCAGCAGGTCACCGTCGTCGACCTCCACGCCCTGCACGACCGGGCACAGCGGTTCGTCGTCGGTGTCGTGCTCGCCACCGAGACCGAGCGCAAGGAGGCCGCTGGCTCCGGCGGTCTGCTGTTCACAATGCTGGACGAGCTGAACAAGTACGCGCCACGTGACGGGTCCTCCCCGATCAAGGAGGTCCTCCTCGACATCGCCGAACGCGGCCGGTCGCTCGGCATCATCCTCATCGGCGCGCAGCAGACCGCATCCGAGGTCGAGCGGCGCATCGTGTCGAACTCCTCAATCAAGATCGTCGGGCGCTTGGACCCCGCGGAGGCCGGCCGGCCCGAGTACGGGTTCCTGCCTGCCTCCCAGCGCGGCCGCGCGACGCTCGCCAAGCCGGGCACGATGTTCATCTCCCAGCCGGAGATCCCCGTCCCGCTCGCCGTGGAGTTCCCCTTCCCGGCCTGGGCCACGCGGCTCTCGGAGGTCACCGACCCGACGTTCACCACGGCTGCGCCTGACGGTGCCGCGGCCGGCTCGGGCGTGGCTGCCTCGCATCCCGCGGCCGCGGATCCGTTCGCGCTGCTTCCCGACCTCGACGGCGACGACGGTGCCATCGCCGACGACCAGCCGCCGTTCTGA
- a CDS encoding SbcC/MukB-like Walker B domain-containing protein → MRSDKFQQWLATAALDTLVAGASTSLFELSGGQFTLTHEKGEFFVIDHFDADSLRSVRTLSGGETFQASLALALALSEQLASLAVGGNARLDSIFLDEGFGTLDPDALETVAATLENLAQGERMVGVVTHVAALAERTPIRFLVSHDNRTSRVEREAG, encoded by the coding sequence TTGCGCTCGGACAAGTTCCAGCAGTGGCTTGCGACCGCTGCGCTCGACACGCTCGTCGCGGGCGCCTCGACCAGCCTGTTCGAGCTGTCTGGCGGCCAGTTCACCCTGACGCACGAGAAGGGCGAGTTCTTCGTCATCGACCACTTCGACGCGGACTCGCTCCGCTCGGTGAGGACCCTGTCGGGCGGTGAGACGTTCCAGGCCTCCCTCGCGCTGGCCCTGGCGTTGTCGGAGCAGCTCGCGTCACTGGCGGTCGGCGGGAACGCACGCCTGGACTCGATCTTCCTCGACGAGGGGTTCGGCACGCTCGACCCTGACGCCTTGGAGACGGTCGCGGCAACGCTGGAGAACCTCGCTCAGGGTGAGCGGATGGTCGGCGTCGTCACCCACGTCGCCGCTCTCGCCGAGCGGACCCCGATTCGGTTCCTGGTTAGCCACGACAACCGCACCTCGCGCGTGGAGAGGGAGGCCGGATGA
- a CDS encoding response regulator transcription factor: MRCGLCNKEIAHALGLTQATVRKHLENAFLRLGVASRTAAVAQAFGPDDGTERGHV, from the coding sequence GTGCGGTGCGGCCTGTGCAACAAGGAGATCGCCCACGCCCTCGGCCTGACCCAGGCCACCGTGCGCAAGCACCTGGAGAACGCCTTCCTCAGGCTGGGCGTGGCGAGCCGCACGGCAGCGGTCGCGCAGGCCTTCGGGCCCGACGACGGCACGGAGCGCGGTCATGTCTGA
- a CDS encoding alpha-amylase family glycosyl hydrolase: MPSSRHEPRPPVRLNHPEWTRDAVIYQVNQRHFTPEGTFAAAQAHLPRLKELGVDILWLMPVNPIGEENRKGGLGSPYAVRDYRAVNPEFGTLEDLRAFVDAAHALGLRVILDWVANHTAWDNPLTVEHPEWYRRDWKGDLVPTPWWDWDDVVDLDYDQPGLREYMADSMAYWVREADVDGFRCDVAGYVWTDFWAAARRQLEEIKPVFLLAEWENRDLHEEAFDATYAWSWNETMHKIAHGRATPFELKVYYAWNERAWPQDVMRMLFVSNHDKNAWEGTEYEQFGPMLDAAVVMSVVSEGIPMIYNGQEAGNDRRLVFFDKDEIAWREDPQGELYRHLFALKKAHPALWNAGWGARMTRVVNDDEDRVISFVRVHATGDAVIAAFNLSDRPARVTLGAARAGPGVCGRLVGRARGAPRGCGLGAAGLGLPRGGDAGLTGLERREQGTHGLDDDGVRVVVGGQPGQHRPRGLGVLVVARSHALQGQVARHRGPLDPAAGLERVGVGQGRRRVEADQGKDAVERVDLDEAHRRQPLSPQLAVQPDEEVGQRLVHVELRGVEGGPGRRGGAPCQRVPALARPDHPGAHQRDRRELLGGEDRILQEEPVGQQRLAAVRVVDEAESDLPAEPLQPAGARQVALLGRGGVDDQEEVDVGVVVEAVRLLAGGAEAEDGLDVGVSGDRRGESIEAGQLGVHAVTLDHAGPRGRQARATAAWWVTVRAATAPVLLRTPSRS, translated from the coding sequence ATGCCCAGCTCCCGCCATGAGCCCCGTCCGCCCGTCCGCCTGAACCACCCGGAGTGGACCAGGGACGCGGTGATCTACCAGGTCAACCAGCGTCACTTCACCCCTGAGGGCACCTTCGCCGCCGCCCAGGCGCACCTGCCCCGCCTCAAGGAGCTGGGCGTCGACATCCTGTGGCTGATGCCGGTCAACCCGATCGGGGAGGAGAACCGCAAGGGTGGGCTCGGGTCCCCCTACGCCGTGCGGGACTACCGTGCGGTCAACCCGGAGTTCGGGACGCTGGAGGACTTGCGCGCCTTCGTCGACGCCGCGCACGCGCTCGGCCTGCGGGTCATCCTGGACTGGGTCGCCAACCATACCGCCTGGGACAACCCGCTGACGGTGGAGCACCCGGAGTGGTACCGCCGCGACTGGAAGGGCGACCTCGTGCCCACCCCCTGGTGGGACTGGGACGATGTGGTCGACCTCGACTACGACCAGCCCGGGCTGCGGGAGTACATGGCCGACTCGATGGCCTACTGGGTGCGCGAGGCCGACGTCGACGGCTTCCGCTGCGACGTCGCCGGCTACGTGTGGACCGACTTCTGGGCGGCGGCGCGTCGCCAGCTGGAGGAGATCAAGCCGGTCTTCCTGCTCGCGGAGTGGGAGAACCGGGACCTGCACGAGGAGGCCTTCGACGCCACCTACGCCTGGTCGTGGAACGAGACCATGCACAAGATCGCGCACGGCCGGGCCACCCCCTTCGAGCTGAAGGTCTATTACGCCTGGAACGAGCGGGCCTGGCCGCAGGACGTCATGCGGATGCTCTTCGTGTCCAACCACGACAAGAACGCGTGGGAGGGGACGGAGTACGAGCAGTTCGGCCCGATGCTCGACGCGGCGGTCGTCATGTCCGTAGTCAGCGAGGGCATCCCCATGATCTACAACGGCCAGGAGGCCGGCAACGACCGCCGGCTGGTCTTCTTCGACAAGGACGAGATCGCGTGGCGGGAGGACCCGCAGGGCGAGCTCTACCGTCATCTTTTCGCGCTGAAGAAGGCCCACCCGGCACTGTGGAACGCGGGCTGGGGCGCGCGGATGACCCGCGTCGTCAACGACGACGAGGACCGGGTGATCAGCTTCGTCCGCGTGCACGCGACCGGGGACGCCGTCATCGCCGCCTTCAACCTCTCCGACCGCCCCGCGCGCGTCACCCTCGGGGCGGCCCGGGCAGGACCTGGAGTATGCGGACGCCTGGTCGGGCGAGCCCGTGGAGCACCGCGAGGGTGCGGTCTGGGAGCTGCCGGCCTGGGGCTACCGCGTGGGGGTGACGCCGGGCTGACCGGTCTCGAGCGCCGCGAGCAGGGCACTCACGGCCTCGACGATGACGGGGTCCGGGTCGTGGTGGGCGGTCAGCCAGGCCAGCACCGCCCGCGCGGCCTCGGGGTTCTTGTCGTAGCCAGGAGCCATGCGCTCCAGGGGCAGGTCGCCCGGCACCGAGGCCCGCTCGATCCTGCGGCTGGCCTCGAAAGGGTCGGGGTGGGCCAGGGACGCCGACGGGTGGAGGCGGACCAGGGCAAGGACGCGGTCGAGCGCGTAGACCTGGATGAAGCGCATCGCCGCCAGCCGCTCTCCCCGCAGCTCGCGGTGCAGCCCGACGAAGAGGTTGGTCAGCGCCTCGTTCACGTGGAACTCAGGGGTGTCGAGGGCGGACCGGGCCGGCGCGGCGGCGCCCCCTGCCAGCGGGTCCCGGCCCTCGCGCGACCAGACCACCCGGGGGCCCACCAGCGGGATCGCCGCGAGCTCCTGGGGGGTGAAGACCGCATACTCCAGGAAGAGCCCGTCGGCCAGCAGCGCCTTGCGGCCGTTCGGGTCGTTGACGAAGCTGAAAGCGACCTGCCCGCCGAGCCCCTCCAGCCAGCCGGTGCCCGCCAGGTAGCGCTGCTTGGTCGCGGGGGTGTCGACGACCAGGAAGAAGTCGATGTCGGAGTGGTCGTCGAAGCGGTGCGTCTCCTGGCCGGCGGAGCCGAGGCCGAGGACGGCCTCGACGTGGGGGTCTCGGGCGACAGACGCGGCGAGAGCATCGAGGCGGGCCAGCTGGGGGTGCACGCCGTCACGCTAGACCACGCCGGTCCCCGGGGGCGTCAGGCCCGAGCCACCGCTGCCTGGTGGGTGACGGTCAGGGCCGCCACCGCGCCGGTCCTGCTGAGGACCCCGAGCCGGTCGTAG
- a CDS encoding AAA family ATPase translates to MRPVRLDIHGFASFREPATVDFNDVDYFALIGPTGAGKSTIIDAITFALYGTAHRWERANSIAYALAPTTNRCTVSLIFDVAGRRYQVAREVRRVGQQIQQKAARLERFLDPTACPAPGDDPVETEVLVSEVRDLTPAMCDLLGMEFDDFCQCVVLPQGEFARFLKATPRERQTILLKLLGSGHYEQIGKVAGARAKEAEKEVEMYADQLRGLAEVTPEARQAATTRRDVLAELNAQISDLVAPVLAARTAEETHANAAAEANAAVAALREVKAPGGLVDRHANLTSAKSAHSDAASKAADAAAAFNAATTAAESGPQKMALDAAETLYSEADQVRSSLEKATRAAEETRAAASRATEAWDVAQRVLRDARTADQHARAEHEAAAAKVKALTDQVQRLSTITAPTDLADLAAGARNTAEELARADSALADAKDAAAKTAAACQGLPDPRTLQSLDSERTALAASAAGWDAGAAKGAELAAAAKAAAAGLAESSAQLDTAWAALEDARTRDAAAALRPSLQVGHECPVCTQTVTALPEVATDGPTVETLTAAWRTAQAAQQQAEDQHRAAVRAAETFTVQREAKTREMRSAADRLTAAVSSLAADTGLEELPAPIGEDVTGSAVEALVAAVASTLTAAEARCREAFTSRDEAAAVLAAAEKQVAATRVAAEQAQRQIDGHRAALVRAHTGVESDGAPAVDTSTLEGTVAGWASLTAWAAGTAEQIQDEQLPAATTSAEQAQARACEAAENLSGAETAATEAASAASQAAAAAAGAAATLEQLTSRDTELTGRLASVPARAALPALLAEAETLSRARADAAAAAELAQQFAKIAEEALQAAQAAVTADRDALGAIRDTVTAWSPPTFNATRMGEDLAGCFDELVTWAESRAAEQEATAADAAESQAQAAADAAKRVNALTEQLTSTICRSPASRKTRGPPSVWSPSPTPRRPRPPNGFLTPWPARTRCCPRARRPGSGRSSPGSCARCCARTSSSSGLRPLRSTRSSRAPRPACSSCLAASSP, encoded by the coding sequence ATGCGTCCAGTTCGCCTCGACATTCACGGGTTCGCCTCGTTCCGCGAGCCCGCGACGGTCGACTTCAACGACGTCGACTACTTCGCCCTCATCGGACCGACCGGTGCGGGGAAGTCGACCATCATCGACGCGATCACGTTCGCGCTCTACGGGACCGCTCACCGTTGGGAGCGCGCTAACTCCATCGCCTACGCGCTCGCTCCGACGACGAACCGGTGCACCGTCTCCCTCATCTTCGACGTCGCCGGGCGGCGGTACCAGGTCGCGCGTGAGGTCCGCCGCGTCGGGCAGCAGATCCAGCAGAAGGCCGCGCGCCTGGAGCGGTTCCTCGACCCGACCGCCTGTCCGGCCCCCGGCGACGACCCCGTCGAGACCGAGGTGCTGGTCTCCGAGGTACGCGACCTAACGCCGGCGATGTGCGACTTGCTCGGCATGGAGTTCGACGACTTCTGCCAGTGCGTCGTCCTCCCACAGGGCGAGTTCGCCCGCTTCCTCAAAGCGACCCCGCGGGAGCGGCAGACGATCCTGCTCAAGCTGCTTGGGTCCGGCCACTACGAGCAGATCGGCAAGGTCGCCGGCGCCCGGGCGAAGGAGGCGGAGAAGGAGGTCGAGATGTACGCCGACCAGCTCCGCGGTCTCGCTGAGGTGACCCCGGAGGCGCGGCAGGCGGCGACCACCCGCCGCGACGTCCTCGCCGAGCTCAACGCGCAGATCTCCGACCTGGTCGCTCCGGTCCTCGCCGCCCGCACCGCTGAGGAGACGCACGCCAATGCCGCGGCGGAGGCAAACGCAGCCGTCGCCGCCCTCCGGGAGGTGAAGGCTCCCGGAGGGCTGGTCGACCGGCACGCGAACCTGACGAGCGCGAAGTCCGCGCACAGCGACGCGGCGAGCAAGGCTGCCGATGCCGCCGCCGCGTTCAACGCTGCGACCACAGCCGCCGAGTCCGGGCCGCAGAAGATGGCTCTGGACGCCGCCGAGACGCTCTACTCTGAAGCGGATCAGGTCCGCTCCTCGTTGGAGAAGGCGACCCGGGCCGCCGAGGAGACCAGGGCCGCAGCGTCCCGCGCCACTGAGGCATGGGACGTCGCCCAGCGGGTGCTACGCGACGCCCGGACCGCGGACCAGCATGCTCGCGCCGAGCACGAGGCCGCGGCAGCCAAGGTGAAGGCCCTGACCGACCAGGTCCAGCGCCTGTCGACCATCACCGCGCCGACCGACCTCGCCGACCTCGCCGCAGGCGCCCGGAACACTGCGGAGGAGCTCGCTAGAGCCGACTCCGCCCTAGCGGACGCCAAGGACGCAGCAGCGAAGACCGCGGCCGCATGTCAGGGCCTGCCCGACCCGCGCACGTTGCAGTCCCTGGACTCCGAACGCACCGCCCTCGCCGCGAGCGCCGCCGGCTGGGACGCGGGCGCCGCGAAGGGCGCCGAGCTGGCGGCCGCCGCCAAGGCCGCTGCGGCGGGCCTGGCCGAGTCCTCTGCGCAGCTCGACACCGCGTGGGCCGCGCTCGAGGACGCCCGCACCCGAGACGCAGCTGCCGCGCTGCGCCCCTCGCTGCAGGTCGGCCACGAGTGCCCCGTCTGCACCCAGACCGTCACCGCGCTCCCCGAGGTGGCGACCGACGGTCCGACCGTGGAGACACTCACCGCGGCGTGGCGCACGGCACAGGCCGCCCAGCAGCAGGCCGAGGACCAGCACCGCGCCGCGGTCCGGGCCGCGGAGACGTTTACGGTGCAGCGGGAGGCGAAGACCCGGGAGATGCGGTCTGCCGCTGACCGTCTCACCGCCGCGGTCTCCTCCCTCGCCGCAGACACCGGTCTGGAGGAGCTGCCGGCGCCGATCGGTGAGGACGTCACCGGTTCAGCAGTCGAGGCGCTCGTGGCAGCGGTTGCCTCGACCCTGACCGCTGCCGAGGCCCGGTGCCGTGAGGCGTTCACGAGCCGCGACGAAGCTGCCGCTGTTCTCGCCGCTGCCGAGAAGCAGGTCGCCGCGACCCGCGTCGCCGCCGAGCAAGCGCAGCGGCAGATCGACGGTCACCGCGCCGCGCTGGTCCGGGCTCACACCGGCGTCGAGTCCGATGGCGCGCCGGCCGTGGACACCTCCACCCTCGAAGGGACCGTCGCCGGGTGGGCGTCCTTGACCGCGTGGGCCGCTGGGACCGCCGAGCAGATCCAGGACGAGCAGTTGCCGGCCGCAACGACCTCAGCCGAGCAGGCCCAGGCGCGGGCCTGTGAGGCGGCCGAGAACCTGTCCGGCGCCGAAACCGCAGCGACCGAAGCGGCGTCAGCGGCCTCTCAGGCCGCGGCAGCGGCCGCTGGAGCAGCAGCGACGCTCGAGCAGCTCACCAGCCGCGACACGGAACTGACCGGACGTCTCGCGTCGGTGCCCGCTCGGGCCGCCCTGCCTGCGCTGCTCGCCGAGGCCGAGACGCTCTCCCGGGCACGCGCCGACGCGGCCGCTGCCGCAGAGCTGGCCCAGCAGTTCGCGAAGATCGCGGAGGAGGCGTTGCAGGCTGCGCAGGCAGCGGTCACCGCCGACCGGGACGCTCTCGGCGCGATCCGCGACACGGTGACGGCGTGGAGCCCTCCGACGTTCAACGCGACGCGGATGGGAGAGGACCTGGCCGGATGCTTCGACGAGCTCGTCACCTGGGCTGAGTCCCGCGCCGCCGAGCAGGAGGCCACCGCCGCCGACGCTGCCGAGTCCCAGGCGCAGGCTGCTGCGGACGCGGCCAAGCGTGTGAACGCGCTGACCGAGCAGCTGACGAGCACGATCTGCCGGTCGCCGGCGTCCAGGAAGACCCGCGGTCCGCCGAGCGTCTGGTCGCCGTCGCCCACACCCAGGCGGCCGCGGCCGCCGAACGGCTTTCTGACGCCCTGGCCCGCAAGGACGAGGTGCTGTCCAAGAGCGAGGAGGCCCGGAAGCGGGCGATCGTCGCCGGGGAGCTGCGCACGCTGTTGCGCTCGGACAAGTTCCAGCAGTGGCTTGCGACCGCTGCGCTCGACACGCTCGTCGCGGGCGCCTCGACCAGCCTGTTCGAGCTGTCTGGCGGCCAGTTCACCCTGA
- a CDS encoding endonuclease/exonuclease/phosphatase family protein gives MAPPHGSPAPRTPPAPVPAHVQADLAGLGAELDRVVPGKGPTNLLIGTWNVRALGGYTDRWTSRAGDSPTRDWHAMACIAEVLRRFDVTAVQESRRETSALFAVLSLLGPDYRVIASDVTEGGPGNGERLAYVYDSTRVQPSGLVGEIVLPDEAEGPARQFARTPYAAGFVRHGVEFILTTVHVIWGNKPADRLPEITAFARWMRSWADRPKDWNRNLLVLGDFNIDRYEDPLWREFVATGLYPPAVLHDVPRTIFDDDKDRHYYDQISWFTPVGADGLTQSRLEGITFDQVGGNVDFVPHVLTGSGLTRSQMSWRISDHYPLWLEFGVDPGTT, from the coding sequence ATGGCCCCTCCCCACGGGAGCCCCGCGCCCCGGACCCCGCCCGCACCGGTGCCGGCGCACGTGCAGGCCGACCTGGCCGGGCTGGGGGCCGAGCTCGACCGGGTCGTCCCGGGCAAGGGGCCCACGAACCTGCTCATCGGCACCTGGAACGTGCGCGCCCTGGGCGGCTACACCGACCGGTGGACGTCCCGGGCCGGGGACAGCCCCACTCGCGACTGGCACGCGATGGCGTGCATCGCCGAGGTGCTGCGCCGCTTCGACGTGACGGCCGTCCAGGAGAGCCGGCGTGAGACCAGCGCCCTCTTCGCGGTCCTGTCGCTCCTCGGCCCCGACTACCGCGTCATCGCCTCCGACGTCACCGAGGGCGGGCCGGGCAACGGCGAGCGGCTCGCCTACGTCTACGACAGCACCCGCGTCCAGCCCTCCGGCCTGGTGGGCGAGATCGTGCTGCCCGACGAGGCCGAGGGCCCCGCACGCCAGTTCGCCCGCACCCCCTACGCAGCCGGGTTCGTCCGCCACGGCGTGGAGTTCATCCTCACGACCGTCCACGTCATCTGGGGCAACAAGCCGGCCGACCGGCTCCCGGAGATCACCGCCTTCGCCCGCTGGATGCGCTCCTGGGCCGACCGGCCCAAGGACTGGAACCGCAACCTGCTCGTGCTCGGCGACTTCAACATCGACCGCTACGAGGACCCGCTGTGGCGGGAGTTCGTCGCCACCGGCCTCTACCCGCCGGCCGTGCTCCACGACGTCCCCCGCACCATCTTCGACGACGACAAGGACCGTCACTACTACGACCAGATCTCCTGGTTCACCCCCGTCGGGGCCGACGGTCTCACGCAGTCACGCCTGGAGGGGATCACCTTCGACCAGGTCGGTGGCAACGTCGACTTCGTCCCGCACGTGCTCACCGGCAGCGGCCTGACCCGCTCCCAGATGTCGTGGCGCATCAGCGACCACTACCCGCTGTGGCTCGAGTTCGGCGTCGACCCCGGGACGACCTGA
- a CDS encoding response regulator transcription factor has protein sequence MSERSLSPHDLRILRDLLDLTRPGHREAPAERTFQLLAHLESLVGCDAASLQEMDCVQQVRLYCQASTGGQRWSETPEERAVTRRDPGVALFWRCWWRSTCSLPERVGRPVVVSDRSVLSRHEMRSDPLYVEYLHYVDEILVGYPTGRGRSARLILRRDEGSAFGPRELMLMELLLPHLRGLVLSTLPPVQPLTARLTGRQVEILRQVALGQTNREVGRVLGISEATVRKHLEHSYDRLGVLSRTGAVAALTVTHQAAVARA, from the coding sequence ATGTCTGAGCGCTCGCTGTCGCCGCACGACCTGCGGATCCTCCGCGACCTCCTGGACCTCACCCGGCCGGGTCATCGTGAGGCGCCCGCAGAGCGGACCTTCCAGCTCCTGGCGCACCTGGAGTCGTTGGTCGGGTGCGACGCCGCGAGCCTGCAGGAGATGGACTGCGTCCAGCAGGTCCGCCTCTACTGCCAGGCCTCCACGGGCGGGCAACGGTGGAGCGAGACTCCCGAGGAGCGGGCCGTCACGAGGCGGGACCCGGGCGTCGCCCTCTTCTGGCGGTGCTGGTGGAGGTCCACGTGCAGCCTTCCCGAGCGGGTCGGGAGGCCGGTGGTCGTCTCCGACCGGTCGGTCCTCAGCCGGCACGAGATGAGGTCCGACCCGCTGTATGTGGAGTACCTGCACTACGTCGACGAGATCCTCGTCGGCTACCCGACCGGTCGGGGCCGCAGCGCACGCCTGATCCTGCGGCGGGACGAGGGCTCGGCCTTCGGCCCGCGCGAGCTGATGCTCATGGAGCTGCTCCTGCCGCACCTGCGGGGGCTGGTGCTGAGCACGCTCCCGCCGGTCCAGCCCCTGACCGCCAGGCTCACGGGCCGCCAGGTGGAGATCCTGCGACAGGTGGCCCTGGGGCAGACCAACCGCGAGGTCGGGCGGGTCTTGGGGATCAGCGAGGCGACGGTGCGCAAGCACCTCGAGCACTCCTACGACCGGCTCGGGGTCCTCAGCAGGACCGGCGCGGTGGCGGCCCTGACCGTCACCCACCAGGCAGCGGTGGCTCGGGCCTGA